Below is a window of Roseivirga misakiensis DNA.
TTGGTAATGATGTTTCTTACGTCTCAACAGGTGGTGGAGCACTCTTGGAGTATATGGAAGGAAAAGAGTTGCCTGGAGTTGCGGCTTTAGAGGTATAAAAAGAAAAAAAGGATAGATGTGATCATCTATCCTTTTCAAATTTTATCGGCTAAACACAGATTACCGAACTACCGTAATGGAACCCGTCTGTTCGAAAGTACCCCGCTCTGGTTCAAAACGTGAAGTAAATCTCATCACATAAGGGTAGGTGCCAAGTGGCACAACTTCTCCGTTAAAAGTACCATCCCATGAGAATTCAAGCGTATTGCTCTGGTAGATTAGTTCACCCCATCTGGAATAAATGAAAATCTGAAACTCGTTGACAAAGTCATTCGGAAATACCGTGAAAGTATTATTCGGTGGGTTGCCAGACGGTACAAATGCTGTAGGTGCAATAATTCTTGGGTCGCAGCTTTCCACTATAGTCACCGTATCTATTCTAACACAACCAGTCGAAGTTGTCATTGTCACCGTGTAAACACCAGGCCCAGTAACAGTAAGTCTTTCATTAGCATCTGGGAATGGCTGGCCATTCAACGTCCATTCATAAGTTTCGAAACCAACCCCGGCAAGTAATACAGCATTATCAGTTCTAGTTGGGCAGTAAAGCTCTACGTCAGGCAAAAGGCCCTCAGGAATATTTTGTCTTGTGATTTGGATACTTCTCTCAATTGAGCAGGTGCCATCTGAAATGGTCACTGTATAAGCACCTTCGTCGTTTACATTAATTACACTACCAGACTGGGTAATTGGCTGTCCATCCAGTGTCCAAGTGAAAGAATTGGCAGCCCCTGAAAGTAAGTCTACGGTCAAAGTAATAGGCGATCCATCGTCACAGGCAGGAGTTGAGGAGACTGTTGCAATTAGTTCTTCAGGAATTGTCACATCCTCAGAATCGGTTCCTTCACAGGTAAGGTTGTCTGATGGTCTCACAGAAACGGAATAAGTACCATCCATATCTACCGTTATTACGCTGGTGTTGGCACCGTTATCCCAGTTATATACATAAGTAGTATTTGGCGCTGGGTTCGTTACTACTGCTTCTAAAGTGATTGTGCCATCACAGCCGTCAGTTACGCGATTTATCTCTACAATAGGTTGAATGGTTAAGTCAACAACAACAGTTTCTGAAACATCGCAACTACCTGGGGCAGATGCTGTGACCGTATAGGCGCCGCTTTCTGGCGCAGAAATCATTGCACCATTGGCCGTAAATCCATTAGGTCCTGTCCATGAGAAGGTAGCGCCGCCAGTGGTAGAGCTTGCGGCAAGTGGTGCTGTTGGACCACAAATCTCAACAAATGGGTCAACCGTTAAATCAACTGGTTGTGGCTGATTGACTATGATGCCAGTTTGACTTTGATTACAACCGCTATTCGAAACAATATTCAGGTCATAAGTTCCGCCAGCTAAACCAGTAATTGTAAAGTCGAAAGTTGTCATGGCTGTAGCCGTAGCTGCTCCGCCATTGGTAATGGTACCGTCATCCGTATTGGTGAGGGTATATGTAACTGGGAATATATCGGCACTGAGTGTGACGGTCATTGAGCCATCATTGACTTCACACTGGGCATCGGCCGTAGCGATATTATCGATGGTAAAATCTGGTGGATCATTCTGAACTTGAATACCATCCAGTGTATTATTACAGCCACTACTGTTATCAGTAATCTGAACACTGTAGATATCCGCTGCCAGACCCGAAACAAGCTCTGGTGAGGCTGTTGGCCCCGAAAGATTATTCACTTGGGCCACTATACCACTGCTGGCACCAGTAACCGTGTAAGAATAGCTTCCTGTGGTGGTAATAGAGAATTCAAAACTACCATCGGTATTGCCGCAAGCTGGATTTACGATAGTTCCTAGTGTCGCCTGTGCGATCGCATTAACAGTAACTAAAGTGGTGTCATTCACGAAACAACCAGGAGTTACCGGATCTTCGATCGATACCACGTAGCTAAATATTCCTGGAATACTCGTATCGACCGTCGCCCTTCTTTGGTTTGGTAGCGTGACGGTAGAATTATCGGGGTTAATCACTGTCCAGATGTAATTATCCGCGGTGACATTTGGGTCGAGTATTAGCTCTTCGTTTTGACAAATGTTAGCAGCATCTGGCAACTCTATCTCAAATGGCGGTCCCGCAAAAATCTCACGACTATTACTACATCCTGCAATATTGGTTACTGTTACCGTATAGATTTCAGGTTCAGTAATGGTGAAACTTCGGTCAGTGCTTACAACCACTCCTTGGCTATTTACCCATTCGAAAGACAGGTTTGGATCATCAGGTTGACCCTGAATCGCATCTAACGGAAAGTCCTGTCCCTCACAGATTGAAATGGCCTGCGGCACTGTAGGCACTGCTGGTATATCCATTACCATGATTTCTTGTACCAGTGTTGTGTCAAATCCACAACGGTTGGAGATGTTCACTGAGATGTTGAACAAACCAGATTGCCCTTGTGGGAAAGTGTAAGCTGTATCCATTCCGGCCGCACTAAATACTGTGCTATTATCGGCTTGGTTGGTAATAGACCATAAGAATTCGTCTATGTCAGATGTGCCTGTACTTGTCATTTCAATTCGCTCCTCTGTACAAGTAAGGTCAGGGGCAAACATGGTTGGCTCCATCTGAGGATTAGCGTTGTTTTGGACAATATTCGGCAAACCCAAACGCGAATTACCTGTGGTAAGAATTACGGCTTGAGGACTGAAACCAGAGTTTTGTAAGGTATCGTCTACCGCGGCGATCGAACTGACAAACCTGCTGCCTGCAGGATTACCAGGTGTTTCAACGGCTACGTAAAGCTGTCCGTTTGGTCCTGTTTGTATTTGTCCGAAGTTTAACTGAAGGTTCAGACCATCGGTGATATCCATTCGCGAAGCTAGTCGTGAGGCTTCGGTTGAAAAGGTATCTATACGGTATTCGAGCACTCTACCGCCCGGGCTTCCCGTATTGCGATTGTTCATAGTGGCAAAGAGCTTTCCTCCACCAGGTGAGAAGTGGACATCGTACACCTCGTCATTGGCGCTGCCGCCTTCATTCAGATCGATTCCGTATTGGAACTCCACAATTTCACCCGTCATCAAATCAAATTCGAAGAGTTCAGCGTAGTCATCAGTTCCTTCTATCAGTGCCACCGCGACTCTACCGCCGTCGGCTGAAAACTTCATGCCGGCTTGTCCGCTTAATTCGTCATTAAAGGAGTGTATGGCGCCAGCTGATGAGATCACAGGTGCACCGATTCCCTCAACAGTTATTGGGTAGGCCCTAAAGGTATTATTGCCATATTCATGAGCGAGTAGCCAAGAGTCATTACCAGCTCCTCCGTAAGCCACTACTTTTTCGGTGCTTCGGGTAAACATAGTGACATCCTTGATGGTGACATCACCTCGCCCGTTATCCTCCTTCATGTCCACCACACTATATTTCAGTTCAAAGGTATTTTCTCCGTACACCTTTTGGGTCGTAAACAAGTAGTAAAGCGTTTCGTCATCCACAAAAGGGACTATGATAACGGCTTGATTGGAAAGGCTATCTCCACCGATTTCGGTACCGTTCGGCATGACACCATTTTCTCTATTCCAAACACGCGATCCATTGGTATAGAATAAGACATCGCCATTCGCGTCAGAAATTGTTGAAGTTCCTGCAGGCGCATCCATGGCATGTGGCGTTGTGATACTCCTTGGAGGAGGGTCCAATCCATCTATTTCATTGAAGTCAAGTCCTGCACCATCTCCAAAATACCAAATGTTAGCAGTGGTGCGATCGTCGGCATAAACTTGCACGCGTGCAGTGGCGTAAATCGGGCAACCATTGGAAGGTGTAATTACTACCCAATAATCACCGGCATCGCTTACTGTGATGGTGGAGGTGGTTTCTCCAGTGCTCCATAGGTATTCGAAAGGTCCGCCCGTGGCACCTCCTTGCTGACCTTGCCCGCCTTGTTCTGGTTCGGCATCTAACTCTAGAGTTTCGCCTTCACAGATCGTGGTATCGGGCAGCGAAACTTGTAAATCGTTCTCTAAAATCTCCCGCATGATCACATTGGAAGTGACCACTTCTCCATTAATAATAACCGAAAGTGTTGCGGACAGAAATCCAGCTTGTTCAAACGTCATCACAGGAGCTTGTTGATTGGAAGTCAATCCAAAAGGCTGAAAATCCCAGAAATAGTCCGTTGGTACAGCCGTTGAAGGCTCAATCATAGGGAAAAACTGAATCGGGTTGTTCATACAGAACTCTCCATCTTGCGCCACTGCCGTAACGACAGGTTCCACATTAGCCTCTGGGCTAAACTGACTGAAATAGTTTGAATTGACATCCACTCCATCGAACAAACCACTTTCGTAATTGACAATGGTTATCGCACTATCGGGCTGATTGATTTTACC
It encodes the following:
- a CDS encoding T9SS type B sorting domain-containing protein, producing MNRKLRLVFLFFGLVLSLTALGQDFTRHNWYFTGNDEALIFGKSITSEAFLDQGKRPQLNIGEKITSTDPTSGDLIFYSDGINIYDGTNEIMQNGNGIITDATGIQAMSTSPVPGAGNEDLFYLFHRNAAGEILYTVVDRSVQGNRADGPPAGEVTAIGKNLLSGITDRGNGMITIGSRDMTEFWLITQNATNGLFEIHSIPEPGGSFNAVGNLNLTTPIEALHMAYNTATSQIAVIPSNNSNIQILHFNEAVPELTFRRTILNTFVLGETFGGSAGWSVSGNHLFFSRNDGTSGNIYRFNMLDIRDDAPLESVLTTPVEESLSLQLAPDSTIYHIYRDAPGGSRFMGKINQPDSAITIVNYESGLFDGVDVNSNYFSQFSPEANVEPVVTAVAQDGEFCMNNPIQFFPMIEPSTAVPTDYFWDFQPFGLTSNQQAPVMTFEQAGFLSATLSVIINGEVVTSNVIMREILENDLQVSLPDTTICEGETLELDAEPEQGGQGQQGGATGGPFEYLWSTGETTSTITVSDAGDYWVVITPSNGCPIYATARVQVYADDRTTANIWYFGDGAGLDFNEIDGLDPPPRSITTPHAMDAPAGTSTISDANGDVLFYTNGSRVWNRENGVMPNGTEIGGDSLSNQAVIIVPFVDDETLYYLFTTQKVYGENTFELKYSVVDMKEDNGRGDVTIKDVTMFTRSTEKVVAYGGAGNDSWLLAHEYGNNTFRAYPITVEGIGAPVISSAGAIHSFNDELSGQAGMKFSADGGRVAVALIEGTDDYAELFEFDLMTGEIVEFQYGIDLNEGGSANDEVYDVHFSPGGGKLFATMNNRNTGSPGGRVLEYRIDTFSTEASRLASRMDITDGLNLQLNFGQIQTGPNGQLYVAVETPGNPAGSRFVSSIAAVDDTLQNSGFSPQAVILTTGNSRLGLPNIVQNNANPQMEPTMFAPDLTCTEERIEMTSTGTSDIDEFLWSITNQADNSTVFSAAGMDTAYTFPQGQSGLFNISVNISNRCGFDTTLVQEIMVMDIPAVPTVPQAISICEGQDFPLDAIQGQPDDPNLSFEWVNSQGVVVSTDRSFTITEPEIYTVTVTNIAGCSNSREIFAGPPFEIELPDAANICQNEELILDPNVTADNYIWTVINPDNSTVTLPNQRRATVDTSIPGIFSYVVSIEDPVTPGCFVNDTTLVTVNAIAQATLGTIVNPACGNTDGSFEFSITTTGSYSYTVTGASSGIVAQVNNLSGPTASPELVSGLAADIYSVQITDNSSGCNNTLDGIQVQNDPPDFTIDNIATADAQCEVNDGSMTVTLSADIFPVTYTLTNTDDGTITNGGAATATAMTTFDFTITGLAGGTYDLNIVSNSGCNQSQTGIIVNQPQPVDLTVDPFVEICGPTAPLAASSTTGGATFSWTGPNGFTANGAMISAPESGAYTVTASAPGSCDVSETVVVDLTIQPIVEINRVTDGCDGTITLEAVVTNPAPNTTYVYNWDNGANTSVITVDMDGTYSVSVRPSDNLTCEGTDSEDVTIPEELIATVSSTPACDDGSPITLTVDLLSGAANSFTWTLDGQPITQSGSVINVNDEGAYTVTISDGTCSIERSIQITRQNIPEGLLPDVELYCPTRTDNAVLLAGVGFETYEWTLNGQPFPDANERLTVTGPGVYTVTMTTSTGCVRIDTVTIVESCDPRIIAPTAFVPSGNPPNNTFTVFPNDFVNEFQIFIYSRWGELIYQSNTLEFSWDGTFNGEVVPLGTYPYVMRFTSRFEPERGTFEQTGSITVVR